The following are from one region of the Gammaproteobacteria bacterium genome:
- a CDS encoding alpha/beta fold hydrolase — translation MLVTYSPIIIPGPAGQLEALISAPDTQESTAVGIICHPHPLYGGAMNNKVVTTIARTFHELGLHTVRFNFRGVGKSEGSYAEGIGETEDLRAVSAWARKNYPNQPIWLAGFSFGSYVAMRIAAAEEVAQLITIAPAVNHVNFGDADQVRCPWLLIMGEADEIVPVADVKAWVKKLSVPVRCVFLPGVSHFFHGHLGLLSEELKRNLPKRN, via the coding sequence ATGCTTGTAACCTATTCTCCCATCATTATTCCAGGTCCCGCGGGACAGCTTGAAGCCTTAATTTCCGCCCCAGACACGCAAGAATCTACCGCAGTTGGTATCATCTGCCATCCCCACCCGTTATACGGCGGTGCCATGAACAATAAGGTCGTTACCACTATTGCCCGTACTTTCCACGAGTTAGGGTTGCACACAGTGCGTTTTAATTTTCGTGGTGTGGGGAAAAGTGAAGGCAGTTATGCAGAGGGCATAGGAGAAACGGAAGATTTACGCGCAGTCTCCGCCTGGGCGCGCAAGAATTACCCTAACCAACCTATCTGGTTGGCTGGGTTTTCGTTTGGCAGTTATGTGGCGATGCGGATTGCGGCAGCGGAGGAAGTGGCACAATTGATTACCATTGCGCCGGCAGTTAACCATGTAAACTTTGGGGATGCCGATCAGGTACGTTGCCCTTGGTTGCTGATTATGGGAGAGGCCGATGAAATCGTGCCGGTGGCGGATGTCAAAGCCTGGGTAAAAAAATTATCGGTGCCGGTAAGGTGCGTTTTTCTGCCTGGTGTGAGCCATTTTTTTCATGGTCATTTGGGACTTTTAAGTGAAGAATTGAAGCGGAATTTACCCAAGAGAAATTAG
- a CDS encoding DUF3050 domain-containing protein, with the protein MSLSNILTITQPLVDKIQEHPTFSAITSLERLRRFAQIHVFAVYDFMALLQALQRSLTGNSLLWLPPIDHLGCHLIHTMLAEEESDFLPDGRCLSHFELYLDAMQCCGADAQSITTFINSVQHNADLSQLLTQDDIPNPAKRFLTDTFDIIDGDSHMIASAFAFGREHITSPMFTQILQQLTSLTIDERYSLQPFIYYFQRHIDLDGGKHSQQSKTLLANLCGTDENKWDEAAGAAFFSLKSRLQLLDGIYTYMTVWIYLMHLFLLKEEMCASDSCCCKACVLNIKL; encoded by the coding sequence ATGTCATTATCAAATATTCTCACGATCACCCAACCGCTAGTTGACAAAATTCAAGAGCACCCGACGTTCAGCGCCATTACTTCCCTTGAGCGCTTACGCCGCTTTGCACAGATCCATGTATTTGCCGTTTACGACTTTATGGCATTGTTGCAAGCACTACAGCGCAGTCTCACCGGCAACTCACTGTTATGGTTACCTCCCATAGATCACCTGGGCTGTCATTTGATTCACACCATGCTAGCAGAAGAAGAAAGCGATTTTTTGCCGGATGGCCGCTGCTTGAGCCACTTCGAACTTTATTTGGACGCCATGCAGTGTTGCGGCGCCGATGCACAAAGCATCACCACTTTTATTAACTCCGTACAACATAATGCCGATTTATCTCAGCTGCTCACCCAAGATGATATACCCAATCCGGCTAAACGCTTTCTAACGGACACATTTGACATCATCGATGGAGACAGTCATATGATTGCGAGCGCGTTTGCCTTTGGGCGCGAGCATATCACCTCGCCTATGTTTACGCAGATTCTGCAGCAACTCACCTCCTTGACTATTGATGAACGGTATTCACTTCAACCATTTATCTATTATTTCCAGCGCCATATTGATTTAGATGGCGGCAAGCATAGCCAGCAGTCGAAAACCCTGCTCGCCAATTTATGTGGAACCGATGAAAATAAATGGGACGAAGCAGCGGGAGCCGCTTTTTTCTCTCTCAAAAGCCGGCTGCAATTGTTAGATGGTATTTATACTTATATGACCGTTTGGATTTATTTGATGCACCTATTTCTTTTAAAAGAAGAAATGTGTGCCTCGGATAGCTGCTGTTGCAAAGCCTGTGTTCTCAATATCAAATTGTAG
- a CDS encoding type II toxin-antitoxin system prevent-host-death family antitoxin: MITVNTHQAKTQLSYLLAQIEQHNEIVRVCRHGKPIADIVPIKKSQIDPLKQHAILQGVKIHYDPATPLTEDEWPIEDGM; encoded by the coding sequence ATGATTACTGTCAATACACACCAAGCAAAAACCCAACTGTCTTATTTATTGGCACAAATCGAGCAACATAATGAGATAGTTCGAGTGTGTCGTCATGGTAAGCCTATCGCTGATATCGTGCCTATTAAAAAATCACAAATTGATCCGTTGAAACAACATGCTATTCTACAAGGCGTTAAAATACACTATGATCCTGCTACCCCCCTCACTGAAGATGAGTGGCCTATTGAGGATGGCATGTGA
- a CDS encoding type II toxin-antitoxin system VapC family toxin — translation MILLDTCTFLWLVTQQDSLSQKVRQEISDNANALFISSISAFEIGIKVSKKLIELPLPPQEWLSKAFYLHGLTELPIDSEIAVYATQLPPIHRDPADRLIIATAHKHHLTILTPDQHISSYPQAKTSWC, via the coding sequence GTGATATTGCTTGATACTTGTACGTTCCTTTGGTTGGTGACTCAACAAGACAGCCTTAGTCAAAAAGTGCGCCAAGAAATCAGTGATAATGCCAATGCATTATTTATTTCGTCTATCAGCGCTTTTGAAATTGGAATAAAAGTAAGTAAAAAATTGATAGAGTTGCCTTTGCCTCCCCAAGAATGGTTAAGCAAAGCTTTCTATTTACATGGCTTAACCGAATTACCCATAGACAGTGAAATTGCGGTGTATGCCACGCAATTACCCCCCATTCACAGAGATCCTGCTGACCGCCTAATCATAGCTACGGCTCATAAACATCATTTGACCATTTTAACACCAGACCAACACATCAGTTCTTACCCTCAGGCAAAAACAAGTTGGTGTTGA
- a CDS encoding tetratricopeptide repeat protein, with the protein MSIEKKTTNKSQTEDPLECYKQAIHHEEQGKIPKAILNINKLLRIDHKHRLGIKMREKLFYAQISSRKMDLHKMKKAEQSIEEHRKSLKNTTLSQLEQSRHHRHIGDGYLALALYGDPNLCRSNYHNALLTYTHALSLNTIDATIYYGRGKVYFDLLQYYDALQDFTKAIEINPEEGLFYNIRCNVYVFLEEGDLALQDARLALKYNPKQTYALQVLHKLGTDEEVISISLAILEKQPNHQDAKHFFEKKMGKSYEAYKQEKEKLANILNRFGLLAVPQLNSTIAEYVVDKALPDKIKLS; encoded by the coding sequence ATGTCGATAGAAAAAAAAACCACGAATAAATCTCAAACTGAGGATCCCCTTGAATGTTACAAACAAGCCATACACCATGAAGAACAAGGAAAAATTCCTAAAGCCATCTTAAATATAAACAAACTTTTACGCATAGATCATAAACATAGATTAGGCATAAAAATGAGAGAAAAGCTTTTCTACGCACAGATTTCCAGTAGAAAAATGGATCTCCACAAAATGAAAAAAGCAGAACAAAGCATAGAAGAACATAGAAAATCTTTAAAAAATACCACACTATCGCAACTTGAACAATCCAGGCACCACAGACACATAGGCGATGGGTATTTAGCTTTAGCTCTCTATGGTGACCCAAATTTATGCAGATCTAATTACCATAACGCGCTATTGACGTATACTCATGCATTATCTTTAAATACTATAGATGCAACAATTTATTATGGCCGAGGCAAAGTATATTTCGACTTGCTGCAATATTATGATGCGCTACAAGACTTTACTAAAGCCATAGAAATTAATCCTGAAGAGGGACTTTTCTATAATATTCGATGTAATGTATATGTTTTTTTAGAAGAAGGCGACTTGGCCTTGCAGGATGCGCGGCTTGCACTAAAATATAACCCTAAACAAACCTATGCATTACAAGTTCTACATAAACTTGGAACTGATGAAGAAGTTATCTCCATTAGTTTAGCTATATTAGAAAAACAGCCAAACCATCAGGATGCTAAACATTTTTTTGAAAAAAAGATGGGTAAATCTTACGAAGCATATAAACAAGAAAAGGAGAAGCTGGCGAATATTCTTAACCGTTTTGGACTATTGGCTGTTCCACAGTTGAATTCAACTATTGCAGAATATGTCGTAGATAAAGCGCTACCTGATAAAATAAAATTAAGCTAA
- a CDS encoding peptide deformylase produces the protein MKLKILQTGEPVLRQRARELTPEEITSPYVQTLILLMQNTLRDAPGVGLAAPQIGEPLQLAVIEDRPEYTQNLPPEFVAERERVPVPFHVIINPKLMLEEESAPAEFFEACLSMAGLIGLTPRARAVTVTCLNEHAQPITIKARGWYARILQHEIDHLQGNLYIDRMPSSRSLMTMDNYARYWKDKTIKQACQELGIK, from the coding sequence ATGAAACTAAAAATCCTGCAAACCGGCGAACCCGTGTTACGCCAAAGGGCACGCGAACTCACTCCTGAAGAAATCACCAGTCCCTATGTTCAGACATTAATCCTTCTCATGCAAAATACCTTACGTGATGCCCCCGGCGTTGGCTTAGCCGCACCACAGATCGGTGAACCACTACAACTAGCCGTCATTGAAGACCGCCCGGAATATACCCAAAACTTACCCCCTGAATTTGTGGCAGAACGCGAACGCGTTCCCGTACCCTTTCATGTCATTATCAACCCCAAACTCATGCTGGAAGAAGAATCAGCACCCGCCGAATTTTTTGAAGCATGCCTAAGTATGGCTGGATTGATCGGATTAACACCCCGCGCTCGCGCCGTAACCGTCACTTGCTTAAACGAACATGCCCAACCCATCACCATCAAAGCCCGCGGCTGGTATGCTCGCATATTACAGCATGAGATCGATCACTTGCAGGGGAATTTATACATCGACCGCATGCCATCTTCGCGCAGCTTAATGACTATGGATAATTATGCTCGCTATTGGAAAGATAAGACTATTAAGCAAGCTTGTCAGGAGCTTGGGATTAAGTAG
- a CDS encoding tRNA-binding protein produces the protein MIIPYETFEKIDMRSGTVVKVEAFPRARKPAFKIWVDFGELGVKKTSAQVTARYTLESLLGKQVVGCVNLTPKNVAGFTSEFLLLGVADEDDAICLLSFDCSVPNGKRVM, from the coding sequence ATGATTATCCCCTATGAAACTTTTGAAAAAATCGATATGCGATCTGGAACTGTGGTCAAAGTTGAAGCTTTTCCTCGTGCCAGAAAACCCGCTTTTAAAATCTGGGTTGATTTTGGTGAGCTGGGTGTGAAAAAAACTTCTGCGCAAGTAACTGCGCGTTATACCCTCGAGTCTTTGCTGGGCAAACAGGTGGTGGGTTGTGTCAATCTGACTCCTAAGAATGTCGCTGGTTTTACATCGGAATTTTTATTATTGGGTGTGGCGGATGAAGATGATGCGATTTGTTTGCTGAGTTTTGATTGTAGCGTTCCTAATGGAAAGCGGGTTATGTAA
- a CDS encoding ABC-F family ATP-binding cassette domain-containing protein, with the protein MLDIRDLSLNFGQRILFKDVDLMLLPNQRYGVVGPNGAGKSTFLRLLAGEETPNEGTVDKPKTMTVGILKQDHFLYEHDRVVDVVIKGNTELWAAQVEKEHLLHKPHLTEEDGYRLGTLEEIILHHEGYDAEAVAQRLLVGLGISEKYHFGPLNALSGGYKLRVLLAQVLFQKPDIMLLDEPTNHLDIVSIDWLEDFLIQEFKGLLVFVSHDREFLNNLSTHILDVDYKTITEYPGNYDYFLKAKEETLRLLQQELQHKEKQIAHLQSFVDRFRASANRSRQAQSRLKMIERIELPDIKDSEIMKPFFRLQPEKPSGKTVLKVEHIGKQFDERVLLKDIAFSLQRGDKCAVIGANGIGKSTLLKILLQEVKADHGHYEWSETVKVGYFAQDYRVQLPKEVTVWEWLENRVNAPSQEIRNVLGQVLFRGQDVEKKIAVLSGGESARLVLASLILQKNNVLVLDEPTNHLDMESIEALMEALHKFPGAVLFVSHNRYFIDHVATRVIALTEKGGVRNYLGNYHDYLAQYGKDYLARIGSPR; encoded by the coding sequence ATGCTAGATATACGTGATTTAAGCTTAAATTTTGGGCAAAGAATATTATTTAAAGATGTAGACCTGATGTTGCTGCCTAACCAACGTTACGGTGTGGTGGGGCCCAATGGTGCAGGCAAATCGACTTTTTTGCGCCTCTTGGCCGGCGAAGAAACGCCTAATGAGGGTACGGTAGATAAACCGAAAACAATGACGGTGGGGATTCTCAAGCAGGATCATTTTCTCTATGAACATGATCGTGTGGTCGATGTGGTCATCAAAGGCAATACTGAATTATGGGCGGCGCAAGTGGAAAAAGAACACCTTCTACATAAACCCCATTTGACCGAAGAAGATGGCTACCGCTTGGGGACGCTTGAGGAAATTATTTTGCATCATGAAGGCTATGATGCTGAAGCTGTGGCACAACGGCTTTTGGTCGGTCTTGGTATTTCCGAAAAATACCATTTTGGTCCGCTGAATGCCTTATCAGGTGGCTATAAATTACGGGTATTGTTGGCGCAGGTGTTATTTCAGAAGCCGGATATCATGTTGCTGGACGAACCGACTAACCATTTAGATATTGTGTCCATTGATTGGCTGGAAGATTTTTTAATCCAGGAGTTTAAAGGATTGCTGGTGTTTGTCTCACATGATCGGGAATTTCTGAATAATCTGTCTACACATATTCTGGATGTCGATTATAAAACCATTACCGAATACCCAGGTAATTATGATTATTTTCTCAAAGCCAAGGAAGAAACTTTACGTTTGTTGCAACAGGAATTGCAACACAAAGAAAAACAAATTGCCCACCTACAAAGCTTTGTCGATCGTTTCCGAGCATCTGCCAATCGTTCTCGCCAGGCACAATCGCGTCTTAAAATGATTGAGCGCATTGAATTACCTGATATCAAAGACTCAGAGATTATGAAGCCATTTTTTCGTCTGCAGCCAGAGAAGCCCTCAGGTAAAACGGTGTTAAAAGTTGAACATATTGGCAAACAATTCGATGAGCGCGTATTGTTGAAAGATATTGCTTTCAGTTTGCAACGAGGAGATAAATGCGCTGTGATTGGCGCCAATGGCATTGGTAAATCGACGTTGTTAAAAATTTTGTTGCAAGAAGTGAAAGCCGATCACGGTCATTATGAATGGAGTGAAACGGTAAAGGTAGGTTATTTTGCGCAGGATTATCGTGTGCAGTTGCCGAAAGAGGTGACGGTGTGGGAATGGCTGGAAAATCGAGTGAATGCGCCTTCTCAGGAAATCAGAAATGTTTTAGGGCAGGTGTTGTTTCGTGGACAGGATGTGGAAAAGAAAATTGCCGTTTTGAGCGGTGGAGAATCTGCACGCTTGGTGCTGGCAAGTTTAATTTTACAGAAAAATAATGTGCTGGTGCTGGATGAACCGACGAATCATTTGGATATGGAATCGATTGAAGCCTTGATGGAGGCCTTGCATAAGTTTCCGGGTGCGGTGTTATTTGTCAGCCATAATCGTTATTTTATCGATCATGTGGCAACACGGGTGATTGCGTTAACTGAAAAAGGCGGAGTGCGGAATTATTTAGGAAATTATCATGATTATCTGGCGCAATATGGCAAGGATTATCTGGCGCGGATCGGAAGTCCGCGTTAA
- a CDS encoding TIGR01777 family oxidoreductase, with protein sequence MHILISGGSGFIGQALVNYFLTQGQQLSVISRNKEKLQLLFGAQVNSLDWSELALGANHCQPDVVINLAGENIAGGLWTQAKKQKLHTSRMMATLQLVDFVKKLPSKPQCFISASGVTIYPPSTEICTEDTEVTNPAGQGFLRQLAWDWEQALLPLQGTGIRVVNLRLAPVLGASGGMLKQLLWPYKLGLGGRLGTGQQPFPWVALPDVVRAVDFIIQSGLSGAVNMVAPELVDQITFAKTLASVLHRPCIFAMPEWLLRKLFGQMAEELLLNGVKVMPVRLLQAGFEFKYPTLAQALGRGTFSPP encoded by the coding sequence ATGCATATTTTAATCTCAGGTGGTTCTGGATTTATTGGCCAGGCGTTGGTTAATTACTTTCTAACTCAAGGGCAGCAATTATCGGTTATAAGCCGCAATAAAGAAAAATTACAGCTTTTATTTGGCGCTCAAGTGAATAGTCTTGACTGGAGCGAGTTGGCGCTGGGAGCTAATCATTGTCAACCGGATGTGGTTATTAACCTCGCGGGAGAAAATATTGCGGGCGGCTTATGGACTCAAGCTAAAAAACAAAAATTACATACCAGCCGTATGATGGCTACTTTGCAGCTGGTAGATTTTGTTAAAAAATTACCCAGTAAACCCCAATGTTTTATATCGGCGAGTGGTGTCACTATCTATCCACCATCGACAGAAATTTGCACAGAAGATACAGAGGTTACTAACCCAGCCGGACAAGGTTTTTTAAGGCAGTTGGCCTGGGATTGGGAGCAGGCGCTTTTGCCCTTGCAGGGCACAGGGATACGGGTAGTCAATCTACGACTGGCTCCAGTACTGGGGGCTTCAGGTGGCATGCTAAAGCAGCTACTTTGGCCTTATAAGCTGGGGTTGGGTGGGCGTTTGGGTACTGGTCAGCAGCCATTTCCTTGGGTGGCATTGCCAGATGTAGTACGCGCGGTAGATTTTATTATACAGTCCGGTTTAAGCGGCGCAGTCAATATGGTAGCGCCAGAGCTCGTAGATCAAATCACTTTTGCAAAAACCCTGGCTTCGGTATTGCACCGTCCTTGTATTTTCGCTATGCCAGAGTGGTTATTGCGAAAACTATTTGGACAAATGGCGGAAGAATTATTATTGAATGGGGTTAAGGTCATGCCGGTGCGGTTATTACAGGCAGGATTTGAATTTAAGTATCCAACGCTGGCGCAGGCGTTAGGCCGGGGCACGTTCTCACCCCCTTAG
- the xylA gene encoding xylose isomerase, with amino-acid sequence MTEFFPNINHIKYEGPQTKNPLAYRYYNPQQQVLNKTMEEHLRMAVCFWHTFCWSGQDIFGEATFDRPWLQAADPMQRAEQRVLAAFEFISKLGLPFFTFHDRDVAPEGNNLQESNRNLQHIAEKIAAQMQKTGIKLLWGTANLFSHRRYMAGAATNPNPEVFAYAVAQVKQALDITHQLKGANYVLWGGREGYDTLLNTDLRQESEQLGRFLSLLVDYKHKIGFKGTFLIEPKPCEPTKHQYDFDSATVLAFLQKYGLEKEFKVNIEANHATLSGHSFPHEIAYAYTNGIFGSIDANRGDAQLGWDTDQFPMDLNDTTLALYYILQHGGFENGGFNFDTKLRRQSIDLEDMFYAHISGVDTLARSLLVAAKLITSGELQNFVNQRYAGWKSGLGAEILGGKADFERIAAEVLKQGLEPKPVSGHQELLESIVNEAI; translated from the coding sequence ATGACAGAATTTTTCCCTAACATTAATCATATTAAATACGAAGGTCCACAAACAAAAAATCCCCTAGCCTACCGCTATTACAACCCTCAACAACAAGTATTAAATAAAACCATGGAAGAACATCTCAGAATGGCTGTGTGCTTCTGGCACACTTTTTGTTGGTCTGGACAGGATATTTTTGGCGAAGCTACTTTTGACCGCCCCTGGCTGCAAGCTGCCGATCCCATGCAACGCGCCGAACAAAGGGTGTTAGCCGCATTTGAATTCATCAGTAAATTAGGCTTACCGTTTTTCACCTTCCACGACCGTGATGTCGCCCCAGAAGGCAATAACCTGCAAGAATCCAACCGCAATTTGCAGCACATTGCGGAAAAAATCGCCGCACAAATGCAAAAAACAGGCATTAAACTCTTATGGGGAACCGCCAATCTATTCAGTCACCGCCGTTACATGGCAGGTGCTGCCACGAATCCTAACCCAGAAGTATTCGCCTATGCCGTCGCACAAGTTAAACAAGCCCTAGACATTACCCACCAATTAAAAGGCGCCAATTATGTATTATGGGGCGGACGTGAAGGTTACGACACCTTACTCAATACTGACTTACGTCAGGAAAGTGAACAGTTGGGTCGATTTTTATCACTGTTGGTGGACTATAAACACAAAATAGGCTTCAAAGGCACCTTCCTCATTGAACCTAAACCCTGCGAGCCGACTAAACACCAATATGATTTTGACAGCGCCACGGTATTAGCCTTTTTACAAAAATACGGCTTGGAGAAAGAATTTAAAGTCAATATTGAAGCCAATCATGCCACACTGTCTGGACACAGCTTCCCACATGAAATTGCTTACGCCTACACTAATGGCATTTTTGGCAGCATTGACGCTAACCGTGGGGATGCGCAGCTTGGCTGGGACACAGATCAATTCCCTATGGATTTAAACGATACCACACTGGCTTTGTATTACATTTTACAGCACGGTGGTTTTGAAAACGGCGGGTTTAATTTTGATACGAAGTTACGCCGTCAGAGTATTGATTTAGAAGATATGTTTTATGCCCATATCAGCGGCGTTGACACCCTGGCACGCAGCCTGCTGGTTGCAGCCAAATTAATCACTAGCGGCGAATTACAAAACTTTGTCAACCAACGTTATGCCGGTTGGAAATCTGGTCTCGGCGCTGAGATACTGGGTGGCAAGGCAGATTTTGAAAGGATCGCTGCAGAGGTTCTAAAACAAGGCTTAGAGCCTAAACCGGTTTCTGGTCATCAGGAATTATTAGAAAGCATTGTGAATGAGGCGATTTAA
- a CDS encoding DotI/IcmL family type IV secretion protein, whose product MTLTQNKTCKLITKLAFTLLVTATFTLATPSLAAPPAPNPLATPELPQSALLGWTEQAVLKTFNLDYKNYKDVLKAASRNFTPQAWKEYNRALDASGNITTIKERKLRLSGTLDGDAKIISQDAKTGIYTWKIEMPVKLVYASTENNAEVQEQLGSITVTVVKTPPNINAQGIAINSLVMTTK is encoded by the coding sequence ATGACATTGACCCAAAACAAAACCTGCAAGTTAATCACCAAACTTGCATTTACCTTATTAGTCACGGCCACATTTACCTTGGCAACCCCCTCCCTAGCCGCTCCCCCAGCCCCTAACCCACTGGCAACCCCTGAATTACCGCAAAGTGCATTATTAGGCTGGACAGAACAAGCCGTGCTTAAGACCTTTAACCTAGACTATAAAAATTACAAAGATGTCCTAAAAGCCGCTTCACGCAACTTCACCCCCCAAGCTTGGAAAGAATACAACCGTGCCTTAGATGCCTCAGGCAATATCACCACAATCAAAGAACGTAAACTCCGCTTAAGCGGCACTCTAGACGGTGATGCAAAAATTATCAGCCAAGACGCAAAAACCGGCATCTATACCTGGAAAATTGAAATGCCGGTTAAGCTAGTTTACGCCAGCACTGAAAATAATGCCGAAGTGCAAGAACAACTTGGCAGCATTACTGTAACCGTGGTAAAAACACCACCAAATATCAATGCTCAGGGAATTGCTATTAATTCATTAGTCATGACGACAAAATAA
- the xylB gene encoding xylulokinase yields the protein MYLGIDLGTSAVKTVLMDETQNIKAQASCSLPITQPQPLWSEQNPHDWWLATCDTIKTLQINHADLLAQVKAIGLSGQMHGATLLDQHNQVLRPAILWNDGRSAKQCQILAERVPQYQTITGNLIMAGFTAPKLLWVAEHEPEVFSQVAKVLLPKDYLRLLMTGVYATDPSDASGTAWLNVGQRRWSEEMLQATGLKLTHMPELFEGCDATAQVTPELAVEWGIPPETIVAGGAGDNAAAAVSMNVIAPGSAFLSLGTSGVYFVASKDYRTNPTAGVHTFCHCLPKLWHQMTVHLSAASCLSWLSSVVGASPFELLEEAETTPPSHDTIIFLPYLSGERTPHNDPYARGVFFGLSHTTQRSDLTRAVLEGVAFAFADGQDAMLAAQLPIQEVAVVGGGARSIYWGRILATVLNRPLVYREDREAGAALGAARLGWLAVHSINPENAFSTPPIENTVAPEQNLLETYAKKRAIFQQLYGQLRGVFAEAL from the coding sequence ATGTATCTCGGCATAGACTTAGGCACTTCCGCAGTAAAAACCGTCCTAATGGACGAAACCCAGAACATTAAAGCTCAGGCTTCCTGTTCACTGCCAATTACTCAACCGCAACCCCTCTGGTCAGAACAAAACCCACACGACTGGTGGCTAGCAACCTGCGACACCATTAAAACCTTACAAATCAATCACGCCGATTTATTGGCACAGGTCAAGGCCATCGGTCTATCCGGCCAAATGCACGGCGCTACCTTATTGGATCAGCACAATCAGGTACTACGCCCAGCCATTTTATGGAATGACGGCCGATCAGCCAAACAATGCCAAATCCTTGCTGAACGTGTACCACAATACCAAACCATCACCGGCAACCTCATTATGGCCGGTTTTACTGCGCCCAAATTATTGTGGGTGGCAGAGCATGAACCAGAGGTTTTCAGCCAGGTCGCTAAAGTTCTTCTGCCTAAAGATTATCTGCGTCTTTTGATGACAGGCGTTTATGCAACTGATCCCTCCGATGCATCAGGCACTGCTTGGTTAAATGTAGGTCAACGTCGCTGGTCAGAGGAAATGCTACAAGCCACCGGATTAAAGTTGACGCATATGCCAGAATTGTTTGAGGGCTGTGACGCAACTGCGCAAGTGACGCCTGAATTGGCAGTAGAGTGGGGTATTCCACCCGAGACTATTGTTGCCGGCGGTGCCGGTGATAATGCAGCCGCCGCGGTCAGCATGAATGTCATTGCCCCTGGTAGTGCTTTTTTATCATTGGGTACTTCAGGAGTTTATTTTGTCGCTAGCAAAGACTACCGCACTAACCCAACTGCTGGCGTGCATACTTTCTGCCATTGCTTACCGAAACTTTGGCACCAAATGACGGTGCACTTAAGTGCCGCCAGCTGTCTGAGTTGGCTGTCCAGTGTCGTTGGAGCCTCTCCTTTCGAATTACTGGAAGAAGCTGAAACGACTCCCCCCAGCCATGATACGATTATTTTTCTGCCGTATTTATCTGGCGAGCGCACGCCGCATAATGATCCTTATGCCCGGGGTGTATTTTTCGGCCTAAGTCACACCACCCAACGCAGCGACCTAACACGCGCCGTATTGGAAGGAGTGGCCTTTGCATTTGCCGATGGGCAGGATGCCATGTTGGCTGCGCAATTGCCCATTCAAGAAGTGGCCGTGGTTGGCGGCGGGGCACGCAGTATTTACTGGGGAAGAATATTAGCCACTGTACTCAACCGGCCTTTAGTCTATCGTGAAGATCGCGAAGCCGGCGCTGCCCTTGGCGCTGCGCGCTTGGGATGGCTGGCGGTGCATTCTATTAATCCAGAAAATGCATTTTCCACACCGCCCATTGAAAATACTGTTGCACCTGAGCAGAACTTACTTGAAACCTATGCCAAAAAACGGGCAATATTCCAACAACTTTATGGGCAGTTGCGTGGGGTTTTTGCGGAGGCTTTGTAA